A portion of the Tachysurus fulvidraco isolate hzauxx_2018 chromosome 8, HZAU_PFXX_2.0, whole genome shotgun sequence genome contains these proteins:
- the si:dkey-94l16.4 gene encoding transcription factor 20 isoform X1, with protein MADMEQPSDNSDGLQPQELSTSACSLPHVFDLTKNSEECLLKTNSIEALHVVQPPGWYLSSGTSNGSVLPEDKTDPSPQPSEQIQPDNALSNTTVTLSYVTRSHVFSAHDSLSQHSQIYSVPISKAFSLHPTAYDASQLVTDPGGGPLCVEMDQHCLQQVTVPVGLAACASSFDFVTSGQVSENVASLCLLQQAHNISGIQDVESLALETLRSLQQNSPTECKIPLNLDDIQNGAIGSLWNTGSIDGSFPAGHVENLVDQHKNGNPEVLFLISRTDEPVILPDDQETAGLTVALNHEFISALEDSPAFASLIGVKDASILPQTAKPQNEENFLTEETDIRQNESSNVESDLLLSVEERDSSSAPEALSATISSELTDSTVDTSSIEQSEPSRILSEVQKETTRVHNVTHNVKTQTRSLIAKKETLVRKELPPRTTRGMRLEAIVQNIYPSRYKSSHVSSAKKCQRSDTQPDKTTHLGSGQNVSFGNGDSNVLEEERPPKVGTEANKKTAQLQEASEETDVADSSKISTSCSETVSKHSLTVPSPGLSHKPITSVKKSKKQQKFSNTSSVRVGKKTALPRSKQTKSPLKQPTLTTSSKSPARVKKVPTPKKKRKKHKAGQSSMFSLQEPEIKLKYVSYKEEKREKKDETFSPFIHVELKAYPTCTVINYLDESARLSRGKRPTPVVSGKMPTTPCLQYGRVSVEGTRWDALVCCLCGCSANAMDLGDLHGPYYPEGFRPEAKLPTNPQEPRDDDSSDTDSSSNQTRKPHHKLQAAALGPYQMWSSDGELSCSHAAKRSRTDTVTDWFAPPIVPLEASEYWLHEDCGIWSAGVFLVRGKLYGLERAVKTAKETICSSCHKMGATLGCFFKGCPNKYHYICAMQSGCVLYEENFSMKCRKHKNKSIKSLLSNKQNNR; from the exons ATGG CTGATATGGAACAGCCTTCTGACAACTCAGATGGTTTACAGCCTCAGGAACTCTCGACCTCAGCCTGTAGCCTTCCTCACGTTTTTGACCTGACGAAGAACAGCGAAGAATGTTTGTTGAAAACCAACTCGATTGAGGCCTTGCATGTTGTCCAGCCGCCAGGCTGGTATCTAAGTTCTGGGACCAGCAACGGGTCAGTGCTTCCAGAAGACAAGACTGATCCTTCACCGCAGCCCAGTGAGCAGATACAACCAGACAATGCTCTTTCCAACACTACAGTTACTCTCTCGTATGTGACCAGGTCCCATGTGTTTTCTGCCCATGACTCACTCTCACAGCATTCACAGATTTACAGTGTTCCAATAAGCAAGGCTTTTTCTCTGCACCCCACTGCGTACGATGCTAGCCAGCTGGTCACAGATCCAGGAGGAGGGCCACTGTGTGTGGAAATGGACCAGCACTGCCTCCAGCAGGTGACCGTGCCTGTCGGCTTAGCCGCCTGTGCCAGTTCCTTCGATTTTGTCACGTCAGGACAGGTTTCAGAAAATGTTGCAAGTCTATGTCTTCTTCAGCAGGCACACAACATCAGTGGTATACAAGATGTTGAGAGCCTTGCTCTGGAGACGCTCAGATCTTTACAGCAGAACAGCCCAACCGAATGTAAGATCCCTCTCAACCTGGACGACATTCAGAACGGTGCCATTGGGAGCTTGTGGAACACAGGATCTATTGATGGGAGCTTTCCAGCTGGCCACGTTGAGAACTTGGTGGATCAGCACAAGAACGGCAACCCAGAAGTACTTTTCCTGATCTCCAGAACCGATGAACCAGTTATTTTACCGGACGATCAGGAGACAGCAGGCCTCACTGTTGCACTAAATCACGAGTTTATAAGTGCACTGGAAGATTCCCCCGCCTTTGCCTCACTGATTGGGGTAAAGGATGCTTCCATTCTGCCCCAGACTGCAAAACCCCAAAATGAAGAGAACTTTCTCACTGAAGAAACTGACATCAGGCAAAATGAATCGAGTAATGTGGAATCTGATCTTCTCCTGAGTGTGGAAGAGAGAGATTCATCATCTGCACCAGAGGCATTAAGTGCAACCATTAGCAGTGAACTAACAGACAGTACTGTTGACACATCCAGTATAGAACAGTCTGAACCGAGCAGGATATTATCTGAGGTACAGAAGGAGACAACACGTGTACATAATGTGACACATAATGTGAAAACACAAACTAGAAGCTTAATTGCCAAAAAGGAAACACTAGTAAGAAAAGAACTTCCTCCAAGAACTACAAGAGGGATGAGGTTAGAGGCCATTGTTCAGAATATCTATCCTTCCAGGTACAAATCCAGTCATGTCTCATCTGCAAAAAAATGTCAGCGTTCTGACACCCAGCCAGATAAGACCACTCATCTGGGATCTGGCCAAAATGTGTCATTTGGCAACGGCGACAGCAATGTTTTAGAGGAGGAGCGTCCTCCAAAGGTCGGGACTGAAGCTAATAAAAAGACAGCTCAATTACAGGAAGCGTCAGAAGAAACAGATGTAGCTGATTCAAGCAAAATATCTACCTCATGTTCTGAAACTGTTTCAAAACATTCATTAACTGTCCCATCCCCGGGGTTGTCACACAAACCCATCACATCTGTCAAGAAATCAAAGAAACAACAGAAATTCTCAAACACCTCTTCAGTAAGGGTAGGAAAAAAGACTGCACTGCCTAGATCGAAACAGACAAAAAGCCCTTTAAAGCAACCTACTTTAACTACAAGCAGCAAAAGTCCAGCAAGAGTGAAAAAAGTCCCTACAcctaaaaagaaaaggaaaaagcatAAAGCGGGGCAGTCTTCCATGTTCTCTCTACAGGAGCCGGAAATAAAGCTCAAATATGTCAGCTACAAAGaggagaaaagggaaaagaaagatGAGACCTTTTCTCCTTTCATACATGTAGAACTGAAAGCATATCCTACCTGTACAGTAATCAACTACCTTGATGAGAGTGCCAGGCTGAGCCGAGGGAAGCGGCCTACACCGGTCGTGTCAGGAAAAATGCCCACCACACCGTGTCTGCAGTACGGCCGCGTGTCCGTGGAGGGCACACGCTGGGACGCTCTTGTGTGCTGCCTTTGCGGATGCTCAGCGAACGCTATGGACCTGGGTGATTTGCATGGACCATACTATCCTGAGGGTTTCCGGCCCGAAGCAAAGCTGCCTACTAATCCACAGGAGCCAAGAGACGACGACTCCAGTGACACTGATTCATCAAGCAATCAGACTCGAAAGCCACATCACAAGCTGCAGGCAGCTGCTCTAGGGCCCTATCAAATGTGGAGCAGTGATGGTGAGCTTTCCTGCAGCCATGCAGCTAAGAGATCCAGAACAGACACTGTGACAGACTGGTTTGCCCCACCCATAGTGCCCTTAGAAGCCAGCGAGTACTGGCTCCACGAGGACTGTGGCATATGGTCAGCTGGGGTCTTTCTCGTGAGAGGAAAGCTTTACGGGCTAGAGAGAGCCGTTAAGACGGCAAAGGAGACG ATTTGCTCCTCTTGCCACAAAATGGGAGCCACATTGGGCTGCTTTTTCAAAGGCTGCCCTAACAAGTATCACTACATATGTGCAATGCAGTCAG GTTGTGTCTTATATGAGGAAAACTTCTCAATGAAATGCAGAAAGCACAAG AACAAATCCATTAAGAGTTTATTATCTAACAAGCAAAACAACaggtga
- the si:dkey-94l16.4 gene encoding transcription factor 20 isoform X2, whose product MEQPSDNSDGLQPQELSTSACSLPHVFDLTKNSEECLLKTNSIEALHVVQPPGWYLSSGTSNGSVLPEDKTDPSPQPSEQIQPDNALSNTTVTLSYVTRSHVFSAHDSLSQHSQIYSVPISKAFSLHPTAYDASQLVTDPGGGPLCVEMDQHCLQQVTVPVGLAACASSFDFVTSGQVSENVASLCLLQQAHNISGIQDVESLALETLRSLQQNSPTECKIPLNLDDIQNGAIGSLWNTGSIDGSFPAGHVENLVDQHKNGNPEVLFLISRTDEPVILPDDQETAGLTVALNHEFISALEDSPAFASLIGVKDASILPQTAKPQNEENFLTEETDIRQNESSNVESDLLLSVEERDSSSAPEALSATISSELTDSTVDTSSIEQSEPSRILSEVQKETTRVHNVTHNVKTQTRSLIAKKETLVRKELPPRTTRGMRLEAIVQNIYPSRYKSSHVSSAKKCQRSDTQPDKTTHLGSGQNVSFGNGDSNVLEEERPPKVGTEANKKTAQLQEASEETDVADSSKISTSCSETVSKHSLTVPSPGLSHKPITSVKKSKKQQKFSNTSSVRVGKKTALPRSKQTKSPLKQPTLTTSSKSPARVKKVPTPKKKRKKHKAGQSSMFSLQEPEIKLKYVSYKEEKREKKDETFSPFIHVELKAYPTCTVINYLDESARLSRGKRPTPVVSGKMPTTPCLQYGRVSVEGTRWDALVCCLCGCSANAMDLGDLHGPYYPEGFRPEAKLPTNPQEPRDDDSSDTDSSSNQTRKPHHKLQAAALGPYQMWSSDGELSCSHAAKRSRTDTVTDWFAPPIVPLEASEYWLHEDCGIWSAGVFLVRGKLYGLERAVKTAKETICSSCHKMGATLGCFFKGCPNKYHYICAMQSGCVLYEENFSMKCRKHKNKSIKSLLSNKQNNR is encoded by the exons ATGGAACAGCCTTCTGACAACTCAGATGGTTTACAGCCTCAGGAACTCTCGACCTCAGCCTGTAGCCTTCCTCACGTTTTTGACCTGACGAAGAACAGCGAAGAATGTTTGTTGAAAACCAACTCGATTGAGGCCTTGCATGTTGTCCAGCCGCCAGGCTGGTATCTAAGTTCTGGGACCAGCAACGGGTCAGTGCTTCCAGAAGACAAGACTGATCCTTCACCGCAGCCCAGTGAGCAGATACAACCAGACAATGCTCTTTCCAACACTACAGTTACTCTCTCGTATGTGACCAGGTCCCATGTGTTTTCTGCCCATGACTCACTCTCACAGCATTCACAGATTTACAGTGTTCCAATAAGCAAGGCTTTTTCTCTGCACCCCACTGCGTACGATGCTAGCCAGCTGGTCACAGATCCAGGAGGAGGGCCACTGTGTGTGGAAATGGACCAGCACTGCCTCCAGCAGGTGACCGTGCCTGTCGGCTTAGCCGCCTGTGCCAGTTCCTTCGATTTTGTCACGTCAGGACAGGTTTCAGAAAATGTTGCAAGTCTATGTCTTCTTCAGCAGGCACACAACATCAGTGGTATACAAGATGTTGAGAGCCTTGCTCTGGAGACGCTCAGATCTTTACAGCAGAACAGCCCAACCGAATGTAAGATCCCTCTCAACCTGGACGACATTCAGAACGGTGCCATTGGGAGCTTGTGGAACACAGGATCTATTGATGGGAGCTTTCCAGCTGGCCACGTTGAGAACTTGGTGGATCAGCACAAGAACGGCAACCCAGAAGTACTTTTCCTGATCTCCAGAACCGATGAACCAGTTATTTTACCGGACGATCAGGAGACAGCAGGCCTCACTGTTGCACTAAATCACGAGTTTATAAGTGCACTGGAAGATTCCCCCGCCTTTGCCTCACTGATTGGGGTAAAGGATGCTTCCATTCTGCCCCAGACTGCAAAACCCCAAAATGAAGAGAACTTTCTCACTGAAGAAACTGACATCAGGCAAAATGAATCGAGTAATGTGGAATCTGATCTTCTCCTGAGTGTGGAAGAGAGAGATTCATCATCTGCACCAGAGGCATTAAGTGCAACCATTAGCAGTGAACTAACAGACAGTACTGTTGACACATCCAGTATAGAACAGTCTGAACCGAGCAGGATATTATCTGAGGTACAGAAGGAGACAACACGTGTACATAATGTGACACATAATGTGAAAACACAAACTAGAAGCTTAATTGCCAAAAAGGAAACACTAGTAAGAAAAGAACTTCCTCCAAGAACTACAAGAGGGATGAGGTTAGAGGCCATTGTTCAGAATATCTATCCTTCCAGGTACAAATCCAGTCATGTCTCATCTGCAAAAAAATGTCAGCGTTCTGACACCCAGCCAGATAAGACCACTCATCTGGGATCTGGCCAAAATGTGTCATTTGGCAACGGCGACAGCAATGTTTTAGAGGAGGAGCGTCCTCCAAAGGTCGGGACTGAAGCTAATAAAAAGACAGCTCAATTACAGGAAGCGTCAGAAGAAACAGATGTAGCTGATTCAAGCAAAATATCTACCTCATGTTCTGAAACTGTTTCAAAACATTCATTAACTGTCCCATCCCCGGGGTTGTCACACAAACCCATCACATCTGTCAAGAAATCAAAGAAACAACAGAAATTCTCAAACACCTCTTCAGTAAGGGTAGGAAAAAAGACTGCACTGCCTAGATCGAAACAGACAAAAAGCCCTTTAAAGCAACCTACTTTAACTACAAGCAGCAAAAGTCCAGCAAGAGTGAAAAAAGTCCCTACAcctaaaaagaaaaggaaaaagcatAAAGCGGGGCAGTCTTCCATGTTCTCTCTACAGGAGCCGGAAATAAAGCTCAAATATGTCAGCTACAAAGaggagaaaagggaaaagaaagatGAGACCTTTTCTCCTTTCATACATGTAGAACTGAAAGCATATCCTACCTGTACAGTAATCAACTACCTTGATGAGAGTGCCAGGCTGAGCCGAGGGAAGCGGCCTACACCGGTCGTGTCAGGAAAAATGCCCACCACACCGTGTCTGCAGTACGGCCGCGTGTCCGTGGAGGGCACACGCTGGGACGCTCTTGTGTGCTGCCTTTGCGGATGCTCAGCGAACGCTATGGACCTGGGTGATTTGCATGGACCATACTATCCTGAGGGTTTCCGGCCCGAAGCAAAGCTGCCTACTAATCCACAGGAGCCAAGAGACGACGACTCCAGTGACACTGATTCATCAAGCAATCAGACTCGAAAGCCACATCACAAGCTGCAGGCAGCTGCTCTAGGGCCCTATCAAATGTGGAGCAGTGATGGTGAGCTTTCCTGCAGCCATGCAGCTAAGAGATCCAGAACAGACACTGTGACAGACTGGTTTGCCCCACCCATAGTGCCCTTAGAAGCCAGCGAGTACTGGCTCCACGAGGACTGTGGCATATGGTCAGCTGGGGTCTTTCTCGTGAGAGGAAAGCTTTACGGGCTAGAGAGAGCCGTTAAGACGGCAAAGGAGACG ATTTGCTCCTCTTGCCACAAAATGGGAGCCACATTGGGCTGCTTTTTCAAAGGCTGCCCTAACAAGTATCACTACATATGTGCAATGCAGTCAG GTTGTGTCTTATATGAGGAAAACTTCTCAATGAAATGCAGAAAGCACAAG AACAAATCCATTAAGAGTTTATTATCTAACAAGCAAAACAACaggtga